A genomic segment from Torulaspora globosa chromosome 3, complete sequence encodes:
- a CDS encoding uncharacterized protein (ancestral locus Anc_4.378) — MVKVIPCPISGEKLVRTEEDESNGFSFLKIVNRVDKLPQDYSTNEKFQKEVFYLLTHTNVKIGFVLRFVVRELETICGPLFDETFEIDCSVQGLRFKEVGFEQRNEQLARIARQMFLHSKLEGIKGWRDEKYAIYDFSGPYVLLERAMAGLMGIITYGIHINGYVLDDATRTIKFWIPRRSATKSTWPLMLDNIIAGGLGYPCTIYETVFKEAKEEANIDRGFMESNVKAAGVVSYLCFLNDFQKADFSSESDFIVGEVEYIYDLKLPADIIPAPNDGEVDSFNLMSLQQTVNALVNGEFKPNCALVMVDFLVRHGFITPDNEPNYLQLVSRMHRTLPFPTIN, encoded by the coding sequence ATGGTCAAGGTCATACCATGCCCGATTTCCGGTGAGAAGCTGGTCAGAACGGAGGAGGACGAGTCCAATGGCTTCTCGTTTCTCAAGATTGTGAATCGAGTGGATAAGTTGCCGCAGGATTATTCAACGAATGAGAAGTTTCAGAAAGAGGTATTCTACTTGCTGACCCACACCAACGTTAAGATTGGGTTTGTGCTGAGATTTGTTGTGCGGGAGCTGGAGACGATATGTGGGCCGTTGTTCGATGAAACCTTCGAGATCGACTGTTCAGTACAGGGACTTAGGTTTAAAGAGGTGGGTTTCGAGCAAAGAAATGAGCAATTGGCCAGAATAGCGAGGCAGATGTTTCTGCATTCCAAGTTGGAAGGAATCAAGGGATGGAGGGATGAGAAATACGCCATATACGACTTCTCTGGCCCCTATGTGCTCTTGGAACGGGCGATGGCTGGACTCATGGGGATTATTACTTACGGTATACATATAAATGGCTATGTGCTAGACGATGCGACTAGGACGATCAAGTTCTGGATCCCAAGAAGGTCTGCGACGAAATCTACGTGGCCATTGATGCTGGATAATATTATTGCCGGGGGCCTAGGTTATCCATGTACGATATATGAGAcagttttcaaagaggccaaagaagaagccaacATTGATCGAGGATTTATGGAATCCAACGTGAAAGCTGCAGGCGTAGTATCCTATTTGTGCTTTCTCAACGATTTCCAGAAGGCGGACTTTTCGAGTGAATCAGACTTCATCGTGGGTGAAGTTGAGTACATTTATGATCTCAAATTGCCAGCGGACATAATACCAGCACCTAACGACGGGGAGGTCGATAGTTTCAATCTCATGAGTTTACAACAAACTGTGAATGCTTTGGTTAATGGAGAATTTAAACCTAATTGCGCGCTTGTCATGGTCGACTTCCTGGTGAGGCATGGCTTCATCACGCCTGATAACGAGCCGAACTATCTGCAGCTGGTTTCGAGGATGCACAGAACGTTACCATTTCCAACAATCAATTGA
- the PMT4 gene encoding dolichyl-phosphate-mannose-protein mannosyltransferase (ancestral locus Anc_4.379) yields the protein MSAKKRHVSSSASSPTKKDVDDASLKYLKKGPKYEFLAEKWLMRPAPDSPAQYRFWMYLVTAVAFVARFYLIWYPKEVVFDEVHFGKFASYYLERSFFFDVHPPFAKMAIAFIGWLCGYDGDFKFDDIGDSYVHNPAPYLAYRSFNAAIGVLTIPVMFNTLKELNFKAVTCAFGALLVAIDNAHVTETRLILLDAILIFTVALAIYCYVRFYKCQLRAPFSWSWYGWLYATGMSLSFVISTKYVGVLTYATIGSMVAINLWQLTDIRAGLTIRTLFSHIIKRLNGLVFAPFIVYLFWFWIHFAVLSKSGTGDNFMSGEFQETLGDSPLAKESKQVNYFDIVTLRHKETHALLHSHLARYPQRYEDGRISSQGQQVTGYSAPDPNNEWEILPVKELPLRSGQPVYLNEAFRLRHVATNSYLLTHDVASPYYPTNEEVTTVPEEQANGESYQQTLFMFQSLQKKDTKSIVKTKGTLFRIFHVDTAVALWTHNDVFLPEWGFSQQEVNGNKKVTENSNNWFVDTIVNIDEERKAYVPKEIKKLPFLTKWSELQRLMFEHNNKLSSEHPFASQPYSWPGSLSGVSFWTKDSERKQIYFIGNIIGWWLQVVSIGLYLGIIISDLITRKRAYYALGKITREKLYGPLMYFFIGWAWHYFPFYLMGRQKFLHHYLPAHLIASLFTAALWEVILSNCKSLNPEKDEELAGEQYEFVPQIYTKLLWLTFGIMSAAVVGFFLYFSPFVYGNVSLTPEQVLRRKWFNMELSFAK from the coding sequence ATGAGTGCGAAGAAACGACACgtctcttcatctgcatcAAGTCCGACCAAAAAGGATGTCGATGATGCTTCGttgaaatacttgaagaaaggTCCAAAATATGAGTTCCTGGCTGAAAAATGGCTTATGAGACCTGCTCCTGATAGCCCAGCGCAGTATCGCTTCTGGATGTACTTGGTTACTGCGGTTGCGTTCGTAGCAAGGTTCTACTTGATCTGGTATCCTAAAGAAGTTGTGTTCGATGAGGTCCATTTCGGTAAATTTGCTTCTTATTACCTCGAGAGgagctttttcttcgacgTTCATCCGCCTTTTGCAAAGATGGCGATTGCTTTCATCGGCTGGCTGTGTGGCTACGACGGGGACTTCAAGTTTGATGACATTGGCGACAGCTATGTGCACAATCCGGCACCTTACCTGGCCTACCGGTCGTTCAATGCTGCGATCGGCGTCTTGACAATTCCCGTGATGTTCAACACCTTGAAGGAGCTGAATTTCAAGGCTGTTACGTGCGCCTTTGGAGCACTGCTGGTTGCCATTGACAACGCTCATGTCACGGAGACGCGGTTGATCCTGCTAGATGCTATACTGATATTTACTGTTGCCTTGGCCATCTACTGTTATGTGCGTTTCTACAAGTGCCAATTGCGTGCTCCTTTCTCGTGGAGCTGGTATGGGTGGTTGTATGCGACTGGGATGTCCCTGTCGTTTGTCATTTCCACAAAATACGTCGGTGTCTTGACATATGCCACTATCGGATCCATGGTTGCCATTAATCTGTGGCAGTTGACCGATATTCGGGCTGGCTTGACCATAAGAACACTCTTCTCTCACATCATCAAGCGCTTGAATGGTCTCGTCTTTGCGCCCTTTATCGTCTACCTATTTTGGTTTTGGATCCATTTTGCCGTTCTAAGCAAGTCTGGCACAGGTGACAACTTCATGTCGGGAGAATTCCAAGAAACTTTGGGCGATTCGCCTTTGGCTAAAGAATCCAAACAAGTTAATTACTTCGATATCGTCACACTAAGACACAAGGAAACGCATGCCCTCTTGCACTCTCATTTGGCTAGATATCCTCAGCGCTATGAGGATGGCCGTATCTCGTCTCAAGGCCAGCAAGTTACTGGATATTCAGCACCAGATCCTAATAACGAGTGGGAAATCTTGCCTGTTAAAGAGCTACCGTTAAGATCCGGTCAACCAGTGTACTTGAATGAGGCATTCAGACTGAGACACGTTGCTACCAACTCATACTTGTTGACGCACGATGTGGCTTCGCCATATTATCCCACCAACGAAGAAGTAACCACCGTACCTGAAGAGCAGGCTAATGGGGAATCTTACCAACAGACTCTATTTATGTTCCAGTCTTTGCAGAAAAAAGATACCAAGTCCATTGTCAAAACGAAGGGAACTTTGTTCCGTATCTTCCACGTTGACACTGCAGTTGCACTATGGACCCATAACGATGTATTTTTACCAGAGTGGGGTTTTTCTCAGCAGGAAGTAAATGGTAATAAAAAGGTTACTGAAAACTCGAACAATTGGTTTGTCGACACCATCGTAaacatcgatgaagagagAAAGGCGTACGTCCCCaaagaaatcaagaagctgccaTTCCTAACTAAGTGGTCCGAACTCCAAAGGTTAATGTTCGAACATAACAACAAACTATCGTCGGAGCATCCATTTGCATCTCAGCCATACTCGTGGCCTGGAAGCTTAAGCGGTGTCTCTTTCTGGACCAAAGATTCtgaaagaaagcagatTTACTTTATTGGGAACATCATTGGTTGGTGGTTACAAGTTGTTTCCATTGGACTTTACCTTGGAATCATCATTAGTGATCTAATTACTAGGAAGCGTGCTTACTATGCTCTAGGCAAAATTACTAGAGAGAAATTATATGGTCCTTTGATGTACTTTTTCATCGGATGGGCATGGCACTATTTCCCATTTTATTTGATGGGCCGTCAGAAGTTTTTGCATCATTACCTGCCAGCCCACTTAATCGCATCGCTCTTTACTGCAGCATTATGGGAAGTAATTCTCAGTAATTGCAAATCTTTGAACCCAGAAAAGGATGAGGAATTAGCTGGAGAGCAGTATGAGTTTGTGCCACAAATTTACACGAAGCTCTTGTGGTTAACTTTTGGAATTATGTCAGCAGCAGTCGTCGGCTTCTTCCTATACTTCTCACCGTTCGTCTACGGTAACGTTAGCCTCACTCCCGAACAGGTCCTGAGAAGGAAATGGTTTAACATGGAGCTAAGCTTTGCCAAGTAG
- the MGM101 gene encoding Mgm101p (ancestral locus Anc_4.380): MSLRFCHQKLPSRTFLRTLVGAAAPAATVNSGMRKAPANGSTSNSTLLNGKSLTSSLGGVALETADSSTREQPKGQADKGIDWYTSWYGIGAKPFDATVQKQLADSLQPEDIEVKPDGLIYLPEIKYRRILNKAFGAGGWGLVPRSETIVTSKLVTREYGLICHGQLVSVARGEQDYFSEAGIPTATEGCKSNALMRCCKDLGVGSELWDPVFIKKFKAENCIEKFVEHITTKKKKKIWLRKDRQVEYPYK; the protein is encoded by the coding sequence ATGAGCCTACGGTTCTGTCATCAAAAGTTGCCCAGTCGGACGTTTCTGCGGACGCTAGTCGGTGCGGCAGCACCTGCTGCGACTGTGAACTCTGGAATGCGAAAAGCCCCAGCAAATGGCTCGACATCTAACTCCACTCTGCTCAATGGGAAGAGTCTGACCAGCAGTCTCGGTGGAGTCGCGCTGGAGACCGCCGATTCTTCGACAAGAGAGCAACCCAAAGGTCAGGCAGATAAGGGCATCGACTGGTACACGTCGTGGTATGGAATTGGAGCGAAACCTTTCGATGCCACTGTCCAGAAACAGCTGGCAGATTCATTGCAGCCGGAGGACATTGAGGTTAAACCCGACGGACTGATCTATTTGCCCGAGATTAAGTATCGTCGCATCCTGAACAAGGCATTCGGAGCAGGAGGCTGGGGTCTGGTGCCTCGGTCGGAGACGATAGTGACGTCCAAGCTGGTCACACGAGAGTACGGTCTGATCTGCCACGGGCAGCTGGTCAGCGTGGCCCGCGGCGAGCAGGACTACTTCAGCGAGGCCGGCATACCGACCGCGACGGAGGGTTGCAAAAGTAATGCACTGATGAGGTGTTGCAAGGACCTCGGGGTAGGCTCTGAGCTGTGGGACCCGgtcttcatcaagaagttcaaggcTGAAAACTGCATCGAGAAGTTTGTTGAACATATCACtacaaagaagaagaagaaaatctggCTCAGGAAGGACAGGCAAGTGGAATACCCTTATAAATAA
- the SMN1 gene encoding Smn1p (ancestral locus Anc_4.381) has product MKLLPKLQLLAVPGSALSLQHPFLSEPNDASEISSPYIRDVRVGQLNFLHTTDTHGWLGSHLLQPDYDADWGDFVSFAADFKRNRLDETQDLLLIDTGDKHDGNGLSDATTPNGFETTRIFNEQDYDLMTLGNHELYLPENSVLEYSTATSAKFKDKYVSSNVEFINDTGDPVPFGNKYRYFETQNSKIRVLAFSFMFNFRRFNNRTNVVPPMEEVSKNWFKEVTKKYSEGKVDLILVFGHMPVTDLEDFEMVKLHHYLRNIYPDTVIQYFGGHSHIRDYAILDEKATALQSGRFAETLGFLSIDNVTYENPRFFRRYIDFSKRSFKHHSKVNKQEIGSTKGREISERIKHLRKKLNLDEVIGYVPQNYYMSARPLQSEDNIYHLITHKILPRLKSHHTNTSIGRYIMINTGAVRYDLFKGPFTLDSEYIVLPFANDWKYLELPNRIASKVEAYLNKGPAIASLAPPHTAAPYVANSLAVCPIIRDPALTEGYTTADDGGCKGDDIKHRSQIQYHIPNVVQNVELKSTGPDDVVHFIFYSFLQRNVLQAVNKIASDEGNQNLRYDESSCEHYGGSSTKVLLREYIKEISR; this is encoded by the coding sequence atgaagctgctgccCAAGTTGCAATTATTGGCAGTACCAGGATCAGCTCTATCGCTACAGCATCCTTTCCTTAGTGAACCAAACGATGCTTCCGAGATCAGTTCTCCTTATATCCGTGATGTCAGGGTTGGCCAGTTGAACTTCTTGCACACTACAGACACCCATGGTTGGCTTGGTTCGCACTTGTTACAGCCAGATTACGACGCCGACTGGGGAGACTTTGTGAGCtttgctgctgattttAAGAGGAATCGTCTGGATGAGACGCAAGACCTTCTGCTTATTGATACCGGTGACAAGCATGACGGCAACGGCCTGAGTGATGCCACAACTCCTAATGGATTCGAGACGACCAGGATTTTCAATGAGCAGGATTATGACTTGATGACCTTGGGAAACCATGAACTATACCTACCTGAGAACAGTGTCTTGGAGTATTCGACCGCTACATCAGCCAAATTCAAGGACAAGTACGTGTCGAGCAACGTTGAGTTCATCAACGATACTGGAGACCCAGTTCCCTTCGGTAACAAGTACCGGTATTTTGAAACCCAAAACTCGAAGATCAGGGTGCTGGCATTTTCGTTTATGTTCAACTTCAGGAGATTCAATAACCGAACTAACGTGGTTCCTCCCATGGAAGAAGTGTCTAAAAACTGGTTCAAGGAGGTCACAAAGAAGTACAGTGAGGGAAAGGTTGATTTGATCTTAGTTTTTGGCCATATGCCAGTGACGGACCTAGAAGATTTCGAAATGGTCAAGCTGCATCACTATTTGAGAAACATTTATCCTGATACTGTAATACAATACTTTGGGGGACATTCGCACATAAGAGACTACGCAattcttgatgaaaaagCCACAGCGTTGCAGAGCGGCCGCTTTGCAGAGACTTTAGGATTCCTCTCCATTGATAACGTCACTTACGAGAACCCTCGCTTCTTCAGACGGTATATCGActtcagcaagagatctttcAAGCATCACAGCAAAGTGaacaagcaagaaatagGATCAACTAAGGGCCGTGAGATTTCAGAACGAATCAAACATCTCAGGAAAAAACTGAATTTAGATGAGGTTATTGGTTATGTCCCTCAGAATTATTACATGTCAGCAAGACCACTGCAATCGGAGGACAATATATACCATCTTATCACTCATAAGATTTTACCAAGGTTGAAATCGCATCATACCAACACATCGATTGGCCGCTATATCATGATCAACACGGGTGCAGTCAGGTATGACTTATTCAAAGGTCCATTTACTTTGGACAGTGAATACATTGTCCTCCCATTCGCAAATGACTGGAAGTACCTCGAGTTACCCAATCGCATCGCCTCCAAAGTTGAAGCATACCTGAACAAAGGACCTGCAATTGCATCGCTAGCACCACCTCACACCGCTGCGCCATACGTAGCCAACAGTTTAGCAGTTTGTCCCATCATTCGTGATCCGGCGCTGACAGAAGGGTACACAACTGCGGATGACGGGGGTTGCAAAGGTGATGACATAAAGCACAGATCCCAAATTCAGTATCACATCCCAAATGTTGTACAAAATGTAGAGTTGAAATCTACTGGGCCGGATGACGTCGTCCATTTCATTTTCTACAGCTTCCTTCAGCGGAATGTACTGCAGGCAGTGAACAAAATTGCGAGTGACGAAGGAAACCAGAACCTGAGATATGACGAATCGTCTTGCGAGCATTACGGCGGTAGTTCAACCAAAGTACTACTCAGGGAGTACATAAAGGAGATATCTCGCTAG
- a CDS encoding 40S ribosomal protein eS4 (ancestral locus Anc_4.382) produces the protein MARGPKKHLKRLAAPHHWLLDKLSGCYAPRPSQGPHKLRESLPLIVFLRNRLKYALNGREVKAILMQRHVKVDGKVRTDTTFPAGFMDVISLEATNENFRLVYDVKGRFAVHRITDEEASYKLGKVKKVQLGKKGIPYIVTHDGRTIRYPDPNIKVNDSVKIDLASGKITDFIKFDTGKLVFVTGGRNLGRIGTIIHKERHDGGFDLVHIKDSLDNTFVTRLNNVFVIGEPGKPYISLPKGKGIKLSIAEERDRRRAQQGL, from the coding sequence ATGGCTAGAGGACCAAAGAAGCATCTAAAGAGATTAGCAGCTCCACACCACTGGCTGTTGGACAAATTGTCCGGTTGTTACGCTCCAAGACCATCTCAAGGTCCACACAAGTTGCGTGAGTCGTTGCCATTGATTGTGTTCTTGAGAAACAGATTAAAGTATGCGTTGAATGGTCGTGAAGTCAAGGCCATCTTGATGCAACGTCACGTTAAAGTGGATGGTAAGGTCAGAACCGACACTACCTTCCCAGCCGGTTTCATGGATGTGATCTCCTTGGAAGCCACCAACGAAAACTTCAGATTGGTCTACGACGTCAAGGGTAGATTTGCTGTCCACCGTATCaccgatgaagaagcttccTACAAGTTGGGTAAGGTCAAGAAGGTTCAATTGGGTAAGAAGGGCATTCCATACATTGTGACCCACGATGGTAGAACTATAAGATACCCAGATCCAAACATCAAGGTTAATGACTCCGTCAAGATCGACTTGGCTTCTGGTAAGATCACTGATTTCATCAAGTTCGACACTGGTAAGTTGGTCTTCGTCACCGGTGGTCGTAACTTGGGTCGTATCGGTACCATCATTCACAAGGAAAGACACGATGGTGGTTTCGACTTGGTCCACATCAAGGACTCCTTGGACAACACTTTCGTCACCAGATTGAACAACGTCTTTGTCATTGGTGAACCAGGTAAGCCATACATCTCTCTACCAAAGGGTAAGGGTATCAAGTTGAGTATTGCTGAAGAACGTgacagaagaagagctcaacAAGGTTTGTAA
- the MNL1 gene encoding alpha-1,2-mannosidase MNL1 (ancestral locus Anc_4.383), with translation MLISYGVSLLSLLYFVVCGDANDARFAKYSFNRWELLEYRSQVKELFYFAHDNYLTKGYPFDEVRPLSCVPKGRNFDDIGDTITNDVLGNFSATLIDSLTTIAIFNDKQKFQDMIELVRDSFPRKFDLDSTIQVFETTIRIVGGLISSHLYASDPSKSVYLGSEYDGFLLDLARDMADRLLPAYLTTTGLPLPRINLRYGLRSLTADLVAENNVAAMAGPMFEFTILSYLTGDEKYAAVTRYAMNKTWSLRSELDLLPMSFNPKTGQCYSHFTGIGASIDSFYEYALKGAILFDDASLYEIWRDSYTALVSNCKADWFYVNAQSSTGQLSAPWIDSLGAFFPGLQVLAGDVEDAVFKNMMSLKLWNTFGGLPERWQFRSAATLQPAAESPQASKDFAAEHQRLNVPLEWYPLRPEFIESTYFLYRATKDPFYLNIGVEVLESFRTRFKFACGFGGIQDVITGEVQDRMETFVLSETLKYLYLLFDEDNELHHTRDNMIFSTEAHPMWLKRDVIKKYSQKKRFDDQLYLRHIELRHAEDARIAARRAKGFFGRKRLAGLAKSFFTEELRAADINASQEAQPNQPPTCPRATTETYPWSYSATLSYFDRLFEIDYIYNDTLIRPAPMAARGSIEIRKGFYDRWADSRRSFCRLPPTTDSFELILDVPGRSSPVRLANGSIKCKSLSGRWKFRGEKLQPGKTDVYGNRITTSPFQVADCRNVFRPNDRSDPRTPILLYRLTAVNGVALPRGATVVFDRQHVLRNPEHSRTLYDLFGCNPQNQLMLDSTPVVNLYLS, from the coding sequence ATGCTGATATCTTATGGTGTCAGTCTACTCTCGCTGCTGTATTTTGTAGTGTGCGGTGATGCCAATGATGCGCGGTTCGCCAAGTATTCGTTCAACAGATGGGAACTGCTAGAATACAGGTCGCAGGTGAAAGAATTGTTCTATTTTGCCCATGACAACTACCTAACAAAGGGGTACCCGTTTGACGAAGTGCGGCCATTGTCTTGCGTGCCGAAGGGAAGAAACTTCGATGACATCGGCGATACCATCACCAATGATGTTTTGGGCAATTTCTCAGCAACGTTGATAGACTCGCTGACAACCATTGCGATATTTAACGATAAGCAGAAGTTTCAGGACATGATTGAGCTCGTTAGGGATTCTTTTCCGAGGAAGTTTGACTTGGATTCTACCATACAAGTTTTCGAGACGACCATCAGAATCGTCGGCGGCCTGATTTCTTCCCATTTGTACGCCtcagatccttcaaagagcGTCTACCTGGGATCGGAATATGACGGGTTTCTCCTGGATCTTGCCCGCGACATGGCGGACCGCCTACTGCCGGCGTATCTTACCACAACCGGTTTGCCATTACCCCGGATCAACCTTCGATACGGACTGCGAAGTCTCACGGCAGATCTGGTCGCAGAGAATAATGTGGCAGCAATGGCAGGCCCGATGTTTGAGTTCACAATCCTTTCGTATCTGACTGGTGACGAAAAGTATGCCGCTGTCACAAGATATGCCATGAATAAGACTTGGTCGCTTCGATCTGagcttgatctgctgcCAATGTCTTTCAATCCTAAGACTGGCCAGTGCTACTCGCACTTCACTGGCATCGGAGCCTCTATAGACTCGTTCTACGAATACGCTTTAAAAGGAGCTATTTTATTTGATGACGCCAGTCTTTATGAGATATGGCGCGACTCATATACAGCTCTCGTGAGCAATTGCAAGGCCGATTGGTTTTACGTGAACGCTCAGTCAAGTACAGGCCAACTGTCTGCTCCCTGGATCGACTCCCTAGGTGCTTTTTTCCCAGGGCTGCAGGTGCTAGCCGGTGATGTCGAAGACGCAGTTTTCAAGAACATGATGTCTCTAAAGTTGTGGAACACTTTTGGTGGGCTGCCAGAAAGATGGCAATTCCGAAGCGCTGCGACATTGCAGCCTGCTGCAGAATCGCCACAGGCATCGAAAGACTTTGCTGCGGAGCATCAAAGATTGAACGTACCGCTGGAATGGTATCCACTGAGGCCTGAGTTTATCGAATCGACATACTTCCTCTACCGGGCCACAAAAGATCCTTTCTATCTTAATATAGGCGTAGAGGTACTGGAGAGCTTTCGGACCAGGTTCAAATTTGCGTGCGGATTCGGTGGGATACAGGACGTGATCACTGGTGAGGTGCAAGATCGTATGGAAACGTTCGTTCTCAGCGAAACCCTAAAGTATTTGTATCTACTCTTTGATGAGGACAATGAGCTCCACCACACTCGCGATAATATGATTTTCAGCACTGAGGCTCATCCTATGTGGCTCAAACGTGATGTTATCAAGAAGTACTCCCAAAAGAAGCGGTTCGACGACCAGTTGTATCTGCGACACATAGAGTTGCGCCATGCTGAGGATGCAAGGATAGCTGCCAGGAGAGCCAAAGGCTTCTTTGGGCGGAAACGGCTTGCTGGCCTGGCAAAATCGTTCTTCACAGAAGAGCTGCGAGCAGCCGACATAAATGCATCACAGGAAGCTCAGCCGAACCAGCCACCGACGTGTCCTCGTGCAACCACGGAAACCTACCCCTGGAGCTACTCGGCGACCCTGAGTTACTTCGACAGGCTGTTTGAAATCGACTACATATACAACGATACGCTGATTAGGCCTGCCCCGATGGCGGCCCGCGGCTCCATCGAGATCAGAAAAGGCTTCTACGACCGGTGGGCCGACTCTAGACGCTCATTCTGCCGACTGCCGCCCACCACCGACAGCTTCGAGCTGATCCTCGACGTTCCCGGTCGCAGCAGCCCCGTCCGGCTCGCCAACGGCAGCATAAAGTGCAAGAGCCTGAGCGGCAGATGGAAGTTCCGCGGCGAGAAGCTGCAGCCGGGCAAGACCGACGTCTACGGCAACCGCATCACCACCTCACCCTTCCAGGTCGCAGACTGCCGCAACGTGTTCAGACCAAACGACCGCTCCGACCCGCGCACACCGATCCTGCTCTACCGGCTCACCGCCGTCAACGGCGTCGCGCTGCCGCGCGGAGCCACCGTCGTGTTCGACCGGCAGCACGTACTCAGGAACCCGGAACACTCCAGGACCCTCTACGACCTGTTCGGATGCAATCCGCAGAACCAGCTCATGCTCGACTCCACGCCCGTCGTAAACCTCTATTTAAGCTAG